In Micromonospora purpureochromogenes, a single window of DNA contains:
- a CDS encoding metal ABC transporter ATP-binding protein — MTAPVITVTHGAVGYDGRPVLRDVSLTVTAGEVVAVLGANGSGKSTLIRAVLGLVPLAAGSVELFGTPLRRFRQWRRIGYVPQRLEAGGGVPATVREVVASGRLARRGVLRPPGRADREAVDAALRAVGLADRAADPVATLSGGQQQRTLIARALAGRPELLVLDEPTAGVDAASQEAFATALRDFVADGGTVLLVAHELGPLRPLISRAVVVHQGGICHDGVVPEPAGHHAEPDHDHVHPHGPDEPAGLWSS; from the coding sequence GTGACCGCACCCGTCATCACCGTCACGCACGGGGCGGTCGGCTACGACGGCCGGCCCGTGCTGCGGGACGTCTCGCTCACCGTCACCGCCGGCGAGGTGGTCGCCGTCCTGGGGGCCAACGGCTCCGGCAAGTCCACCCTGATCCGCGCCGTGCTCGGGCTGGTCCCGCTGGCCGCCGGCTCCGTCGAGCTCTTCGGCACCCCGCTGCGCCGGTTCCGGCAGTGGCGGCGCATCGGGTACGTCCCGCAGCGGCTCGAGGCCGGCGGCGGCGTACCGGCGACGGTGCGCGAGGTGGTCGCCTCCGGCCGGCTGGCCCGCCGGGGCGTGCTCCGCCCGCCGGGGCGGGCCGACCGGGAGGCGGTCGACGCGGCGCTGCGCGCCGTCGGGCTCGCCGACCGGGCCGCCGATCCGGTCGCCACCCTCTCCGGCGGCCAGCAGCAGCGCACCCTGATCGCCCGGGCTCTCGCCGGCCGGCCGGAGCTGCTGGTGCTCGACGAGCCGACGGCCGGGGTCGACGCGGCCAGCCAGGAGGCGTTCGCCACCGCGCTGCGGGACTTCGTCGCCGACGGCGGCACCGTGCTGCTCGTCGCCCACGAGCTGGGCCCGCTGCGACCGCTGATCAGCCGGGCGGTGGTGGTGCACCAGGGTGGGATCTGCCACGACGGCGTGGTGCCCGAGCCCGCCGGCCACCACGCGGAGCCCGACC
- a CDS encoding metal ABC transporter substrate-binding protein codes for MNIRSAPRALAAATALLALGGVASCSPDGAGADPQRVDVVAAFYPLQFLAERIGGDAVAVSNLAKPGAEPHDLELNPRQVGQVSEAELVVYLKGFQPNVDEAVDQNAADRAFDVATVQPLLTAAAGGHEHEGEAGHAEEPGGNLDPHLWLDPTRLATVGDQLAERLGRADPERAADYTARARTLRGELEKLDAEFAAGLKSCQRREIVVSHTAFGYLTERYQLEQVGITGLTPDTEPSPQRLAEVAAEAREHRATTIFFETLVSPKVAETIAAEVGAKTAVLDPIEGLSTDSGGDYLSVMRTNLQTLRTALSCS; via the coding sequence ATGAACATCCGCTCCGCTCCGCGCGCCCTGGCCGCCGCCACCGCCCTGCTCGCCCTGGGCGGCGTCGCCTCCTGCTCGCCCGACGGGGCGGGCGCCGATCCGCAGCGGGTCGACGTGGTGGCCGCGTTCTACCCGTTGCAGTTCCTCGCCGAGCGGATCGGCGGCGACGCGGTCGCCGTCAGCAACCTGGCCAAGCCGGGGGCCGAGCCGCACGACCTGGAGCTCAACCCGCGCCAGGTCGGGCAGGTCAGCGAGGCGGAGCTGGTCGTCTACCTCAAGGGCTTCCAGCCGAACGTGGACGAGGCGGTGGACCAGAACGCCGCCGACCGCGCCTTCGACGTGGCGACCGTGCAGCCCCTGCTGACCGCCGCGGCCGGCGGCCACGAGCACGAGGGTGAGGCCGGTCACGCCGAGGAGCCCGGCGGCAACCTCGACCCGCACCTCTGGCTGGACCCGACCCGGCTGGCCACCGTCGGCGACCAGCTCGCCGAGCGGCTCGGCCGGGCCGACCCGGAGCGGGCCGCCGACTACACCGCCCGGGCCAGGACCCTCCGCGGCGAGCTGGAGAAGCTCGACGCCGAGTTCGCCGCCGGGCTGAAGAGCTGCCAGCGCCGGGAGATCGTGGTCAGCCACACCGCCTTCGGCTACCTGACCGAGCGCTACCAGCTGGAACAGGTCGGCATCACCGGCCTCACCCCCGACACCGAGCCCTCCCCGCAGCGCCTCGCCGAGGTCGCCGCGGAGGCCCGCGAGCACCGGGCCACCACGATCTTCTTCGAGACCCTGGTCAGCCCGAAGGTCGCCGAGACCATCGCGGCGGAGGTCGGCGCGAAGACCGCGGTGCTGGACCCGATCGAAGGGCTGTCGACCGACTCCGGCGGGGACTACCTTTCGGTGATGCGCACCAACCTGCAGACCCTGCGGACGGCGTTGAGCTGCTCGTGA
- a CDS encoding DUF6703 family protein, whose protein sequence is MQRTQSPLLVRLSRANPTSVFLATLVVVLVAFFAPGAVGGVLLLALAAGLIWLLATTWPVQAPQTRMIRLVMLTLLVVVALAKLL, encoded by the coding sequence ATGCAGCGTACGCAGAGCCCCCTGCTGGTCCGGCTCTCCCGGGCCAACCCGACGTCGGTGTTCCTCGCCACCCTGGTGGTGGTGCTGGTGGCGTTCTTCGCACCCGGTGCGGTGGGCGGCGTGCTGCTGCTCGCGCTCGCCGCCGGGCTGATCTGGCTGCTGGCGACCACCTGGCCGGTGCAGGCGCCGCAGACCCGGATGATCCGGCTGGTGATGCTGACCCTGCTGGTCGTGGTCGCGCTGGCCAAGCTGCTGTGA
- a CDS encoding antibiotic biosynthesis monooxygenase family protein: MLVTNRFVVEVDVADDFVARAHAALAALAARPGYLRGELLRALDDPAHWCLLSEWESVGAYRRALGGFDVKIAAVPLLAESLDEPSAYETLASAAPDGGVVVATSDRAASPHR, translated from the coding sequence GTGCTGGTCACCAACCGGTTCGTGGTCGAGGTCGATGTCGCCGACGACTTCGTCGCCCGGGCGCACGCCGCCCTCGCCGCGCTCGCCGCCCGCCCCGGCTACCTGCGCGGCGAACTGCTGCGGGCGCTCGACGACCCGGCCCACTGGTGCCTGCTCAGCGAGTGGGAGTCGGTCGGGGCGTACCGGCGGGCGCTGGGCGGGTTCGACGTCAAGATCGCCGCGGTGCCGCTGCTCGCCGAGTCGCTCGACGAGCCGTCCGCGTACGAGACGCTGGCCAGCGCCGCCCCGGACGGCGGGGTCGTGGTGGCCACCAGTGATCGGGCCGCGAGTCCGCACCGCTGA
- a CDS encoding glycine--tRNA ligase translates to MPADRIDAVVSLAKRRGFVFPSSEIYGGTRSAWDYGPLGVELKENVRRQWWKTMVQQRDDVVGLDSAVILARKVWEASGHIAEFVDPLTECQSCHKRFRADHLEEAYAEKHGKPLTSLSELNCPNCGNKGTFTEPKMFNGLMKTYLGPVESDEGMHYLRPETAQGIFVNYKNVETVARKKPPFGIAQTGKSFRNEITPGNFIFRTREFEQMEMEFFVEPGTDEEWHEYWLQERWNWYLDLGLSAENLRFYEHPKEKLSHYSKRTVDIEYRFQFGGSEFAELEGIANRTDFDLSTHSKHSGVDLSYFDQTKQERWMPYVIEPAAGLTRAVLAFLLEAYDEDEAPNTKGGVDKRTVMRFDPRLAPVKVAVLPLSRNEALSPKAKGLAAQLRKRWVVEFDDSQAIGRRYRRQDEIGTPFCVTVDFDTLDDDAVTVRNRDTMAQERIALDQVERYLIERLPGC, encoded by the coding sequence ATGCCAGCCGACCGTATCGACGCCGTCGTCAGCCTCGCCAAGCGCCGAGGCTTCGTCTTCCCCTCCAGCGAGATCTACGGAGGCACCCGGTCGGCGTGGGACTACGGTCCGCTCGGCGTGGAGCTCAAGGAGAACGTCCGCCGGCAGTGGTGGAAGACCATGGTCCAGCAGCGCGACGACGTCGTCGGCCTGGACTCCGCGGTCATCCTGGCGCGCAAGGTGTGGGAGGCCTCCGGCCACATCGCCGAGTTCGTCGACCCGCTCACCGAGTGCCAGTCCTGCCACAAGCGGTTCCGCGCCGACCACCTGGAGGAGGCGTACGCCGAGAAGCACGGCAAGCCGCTGACCTCGCTGTCCGAGCTGAACTGCCCGAACTGTGGCAACAAGGGCACCTTCACCGAGCCGAAGATGTTCAACGGCCTGATGAAGACCTACCTCGGCCCGGTGGAGAGCGACGAGGGCATGCACTACCTGCGCCCGGAGACCGCCCAGGGCATCTTCGTCAACTACAAGAACGTGGAGACGGTCGCCCGCAAGAAGCCGCCGTTCGGCATCGCGCAGACCGGCAAGTCGTTCCGCAACGAGATCACCCCGGGCAATTTCATCTTCCGTACCCGGGAGTTCGAGCAGATGGAGATGGAGTTCTTCGTCGAGCCGGGCACGGACGAGGAGTGGCACGAGTACTGGCTCCAGGAGCGCTGGAACTGGTACCTCGACCTGGGTCTGTCGGCGGAGAACCTGCGCTTCTACGAGCACCCCAAGGAGAAGCTCTCCCACTACTCGAAGCGCACCGTCGACATCGAGTACCGGTTCCAGTTCGGCGGCAGCGAGTTCGCCGAGCTGGAGGGCATCGCCAACCGGACCGACTTCGACCTCTCCACGCACAGCAAGCACTCCGGCGTCGACCTGTCCTACTTCGACCAGACGAAGCAGGAGCGGTGGATGCCGTACGTCATCGAGCCGGCCGCCGGTCTCACCCGCGCGGTGCTGGCGTTCCTGCTCGAGGCGTACGACGAGGACGAGGCCCCGAACACCAAGGGCGGCGTGGACAAGCGCACCGTGATGCGCTTCGACCCGCGGCTGGCCCCGGTCAAGGTGGCGGTGCTGCCGCTGTCTCGCAACGAGGCGCTCTCCCCGAAGGCCAAGGGCCTCGCCGCGCAGCTGCGCAAGCGCTGGGTGGTGGAGTTCGACGACTCGCAGGCCATCGGCCGCCGCTACCGCCGTCAGGACGAGATCGGCACCCCGTTCTGCGTGACCGTCGACTTCGACACCCTCGACGACGACGCGGTGACCGTGCGGAACCGGGACACCATGGCCCAGGAGCGGATCGCCCTGGACCAGGTCGAGCGCTACCTGATCGAGCGCCTGCCCGGCTGCTGA
- the dusB gene encoding tRNA dihydrouridine synthase DusB, with protein MTSPASSVALRPLTLGPHQVWPPVVLAPMAGITNVGFRQLCREQGGGIYVCEMITTIALVERNPKTLRMIAFGADERPRSLQLYGTDPEITAAAVRIVVEKDLADHIDLNFGCPVPKVTRKGGGSALPWRRRLFARLVRAAVDAAAPAGVPVTVKMRKGIDDDHLTYVEAGLAAQDAGVAAVALHGRTAAQRYSGTADWDAIATLKQALDVPVLGNGDIWEADDALRMVAHTGVDGVVIGRGCLGRPWLFADLEAAFDGRPERRLPTLGEVAQTMRRHAELLVDQFTAGSRSPARGERDGCTDFRKHVAWYLKGFPVGSELRRELAMIESLAQLDDLLGKLDPTEPFPVATLGQPRGRTNSPGKVFLPDGWLASRDDDTVPEGAELADSGG; from the coding sequence GTGACCAGTCCCGCCTCCTCCGTAGCGCTCCGCCCGCTCACCCTCGGGCCGCACCAGGTGTGGCCGCCGGTGGTGCTCGCCCCGATGGCCGGCATCACCAATGTCGGCTTCCGGCAGCTCTGCCGGGAGCAGGGCGGCGGCATCTACGTCTGCGAGATGATCACCACGATCGCGCTGGTCGAGCGGAACCCGAAGACGCTGCGCATGATCGCCTTCGGCGCCGACGAGCGGCCGCGCAGCCTCCAGCTCTACGGCACCGATCCGGAGATCACCGCCGCCGCGGTGCGGATCGTGGTGGAGAAGGACCTCGCCGACCACATCGACCTCAACTTCGGCTGCCCGGTGCCCAAGGTGACCCGCAAGGGCGGCGGCTCCGCGCTGCCGTGGCGGCGGCGGCTCTTCGCCCGCCTGGTCCGGGCCGCGGTGGACGCCGCCGCACCCGCCGGGGTGCCGGTCACCGTGAAGATGCGCAAGGGCATCGACGACGACCACCTGACGTACGTGGAGGCCGGGCTGGCCGCGCAGGACGCCGGGGTGGCGGCGGTGGCCCTGCACGGGCGCACGGCCGCGCAGCGCTACTCGGGCACCGCCGACTGGGACGCCATCGCCACCTTGAAGCAGGCCCTCGACGTGCCGGTGCTCGGCAACGGCGACATCTGGGAGGCCGACGACGCGCTGCGGATGGTGGCGCACACCGGCGTGGACGGGGTGGTGATCGGCCGGGGCTGCCTGGGCCGGCCGTGGCTCTTCGCCGACCTGGAGGCCGCGTTCGACGGCCGCCCCGAGCGGCGGCTGCCCACCCTCGGCGAGGTCGCGCAGACCATGCGCCGCCACGCCGAGCTGCTGGTCGACCAGTTCACTGCCGGCAGCCGTAGCCCGGCCCGGGGCGAGCGGGACGGCTGCACCGACTTCCGCAAGCACGTCGCCTGGTACCTCAAGGGCTTCCCCGTCGGCAGCGAGCTGCGCCGCGAGCTGGCGATGATCGAGAGCCTGGCGCAGCTCGACGACCTGCTCGGCAAGCTGGACCCGACGGAGCCCTTCCCGGTGGCCACCCTCGGTCAGCCGCGCGGTCGCACCAACTCCCCGGGCAAGGTCTTCCTGCCCGACGGCTGGCTGGCCAGCCGGGACGACGACACCGTGCCCGAGGGCGCCGAACTGGCCGACTCCGGCGGCTGA
- a CDS encoding C39 family peptidase → MRTDLIRKTALTAAGLAFTGAVAGPLTTASTDSPATSKGAASVQNDRKSHGERELTMSYEAQPNFYYCGPAATRNALSVQGKNIDVDAMAKEMGTTEAGTNSINDITPVLNKETGKKVYRSVEIRDNSADRKQTEKLRADVVRTIDDGRAVVANIAGTATDTDGTTHSFEGGHYISVIGYRDGGNVVTIADSANADQMSYRMSVDNLADWIATRGYSAAA, encoded by the coding sequence ATGCGTACCGATCTGATCCGCAAGACCGCCCTGACCGCTGCCGGCCTCGCCTTCACCGGCGCCGTCGCCGGCCCGCTCACCACCGCCAGCACGGACTCGCCCGCCACCAGCAAGGGCGCCGCGTCGGTGCAGAACGACCGCAAGTCGCACGGCGAGCGTGAGCTGACCATGTCCTACGAGGCCCAGCCGAACTTCTACTACTGCGGCCCCGCCGCCACCCGCAACGCCCTGTCGGTGCAGGGCAAGAACATCGACGTGGACGCCATGGCCAAGGAGATGGGCACCACCGAGGCGGGCACCAACAGCATCAACGACATCACCCCGGTGCTGAACAAGGAGACCGGCAAGAAGGTCTACCGCAGCGTCGAGATCCGCGACAACAGTGCCGACCGCAAGCAGACCGAGAAGCTGCGCGCCGACGTCGTCCGCACCATCGACGACGGCCGGGCGGTGGTCGCGAACATCGCCGGCACCGCCACCGACACCGACGGCACCACCCACTCCTTCGAAGGCGGGCACTACATCAGCGTCATCGGCTACCGCGACGGCGGCAACGTCGTCACGATCGCCGACTCGGCGAACGCCGACCAGATGTCCTACCGGATGAGCGTGGACAACCTGGCCGACTGGATCGCCACCCGCGGCTACTCCGCCGCCGCCTGA
- a CDS encoding beta-N-acetylhexosaminidase gives MGQVDLSTHRPAAAELARAAELTAGELLAPPAPVRLGDVVPAPEQVRPDPTADFTLPADAAVRVGPDPDARDVAEQLAELLRPATGYPLPVVVEAAATDGPLVLTLATAMPPAGVPRPRAAAEDAVSAAGVGDLGGTAGVGDLGGTAGAAELGAEGYRLAVTPTGVRISADTATGLFHGVQTLRQLLPAAVESPSPVAARWVVPGGVIVDRPRFPYRGAMLDVSRHFFGVADVLRVIDHLARYKLNHLHLHLTDDQGWRIAVDSWPALTTVGGATEVGGGPGGFYTGADYRRIVRYAARRHVTVVPEIDLPGHTSAALTAYPELAPDRVAPPPYTGTEVGFSYVDPASERTYDFVADVLGEVAARTPGPWLHIGGDEAFKVKGAAYTGFVERTQRIVAGTGKTVIGWHQIAPAGHTEGRVLQWWGTDGMDPVVAEAVRRGARLILSPGNHAYLDMKYAPDTPIGHDWAGLIDVRRAYDWDPGTHVAGVPADAVLGVEAPLWTESVTTLAEVEFMFLPRLPAIAELGWSPRSAHDWARFRERLAGHGPRWATAGIAFHRAPEIPWPAERDVAATPTTAIPVPPATPTPTG, from the coding sequence CTGGGTCAGGTCGACCTGTCCACCCACCGGCCGGCCGCCGCCGAACTGGCCCGGGCCGCCGAGCTGACCGCCGGGGAGCTGCTGGCCCCGCCCGCGCCGGTCCGGCTGGGCGACGTGGTGCCGGCCCCGGAGCAGGTCCGGCCCGACCCGACGGCCGACTTCACCCTCCCCGCCGACGCGGCCGTCCGGGTGGGCCCCGATCCGGACGCCCGGGACGTGGCCGAACAGCTCGCCGAGCTGCTGCGACCGGCCACCGGATACCCGCTGCCGGTGGTCGTCGAGGCCGCCGCGACCGACGGCCCGCTGGTGCTCACCCTGGCCACCGCGATGCCGCCCGCCGGCGTACCCCGCCCCCGGGCCGCGGCCGAGGACGCGGTGAGCGCCGCCGGCGTGGGCGACCTCGGCGGCACCGCCGGCGTGGGCGACCTCGGCGGCACCGCCGGCGCGGCCGAGCTGGGCGCCGAGGGTTACCGCCTGGCCGTCACCCCCACCGGAGTGCGGATCAGCGCCGACACGGCCACGGGCCTGTTCCACGGGGTGCAGACGCTGCGGCAGCTCCTGCCCGCGGCGGTCGAGAGCCCGTCCCCGGTCGCTGCCCGCTGGGTGGTGCCGGGTGGCGTGATCGTCGACCGGCCACGCTTTCCGTACCGGGGCGCGATGCTCGACGTCTCCCGGCACTTCTTCGGCGTCGCCGACGTGCTGCGGGTGATCGACCACCTGGCCCGGTACAAGCTCAACCACCTGCACCTGCACCTCACCGACGACCAGGGCTGGCGGATCGCCGTCGACTCGTGGCCCGCGCTGACCACCGTCGGCGGGGCCACCGAGGTCGGCGGCGGCCCGGGCGGTTTCTACACCGGCGCGGACTACCGGCGGATCGTCCGGTACGCCGCCCGCCGCCACGTCACCGTCGTCCCCGAGATCGACCTGCCCGGCCACACCAGCGCGGCGCTGACCGCGTACCCGGAGCTGGCGCCGGACCGGGTCGCGCCGCCGCCGTACACCGGCACCGAGGTCGGCTTCAGCTACGTCGACCCGGCCAGCGAGCGGACGTACGACTTCGTCGCCGACGTGCTCGGCGAGGTGGCCGCCCGCACCCCCGGCCCGTGGCTGCACATCGGCGGCGACGAGGCGTTCAAGGTCAAGGGCGCGGCGTACACCGGCTTCGTCGAGCGCACCCAGCGGATCGTCGCCGGCACCGGCAAGACGGTCATCGGATGGCACCAGATCGCCCCGGCCGGGCACACCGAGGGGCGGGTGCTCCAGTGGTGGGGCACCGACGGCATGGATCCGGTGGTCGCCGAGGCGGTACGCCGGGGCGCCCGGCTGATCCTCTCCCCCGGCAACCACGCCTACCTGGACATGAAGTACGCCCCGGACACCCCGATCGGGCACGACTGGGCCGGGCTGATCGACGTGCGGCGCGCGTACGACTGGGATCCGGGCACGCACGTGGCCGGCGTACCGGCCGACGCGGTGCTCGGCGTGGAGGCGCCGCTCTGGACCGAGTCGGTGACCACGCTGGCGGAGGTCGAGTTCATGTTCCTTCCCCGGCTGCCCGCCATCGCGGAGCTGGGCTGGTCGCCCCGCTCGGCGCACGACTGGGCCCGGTTCCGCGAGCGCCTCGCCGGCCACGGCCCGCGCTGGGCGACCGCCGGCATCGCCTTCCACCGCGCCCCGGAGATCCCCTGGCCGGCCGAGCGGGACGTGGCCGCCACCCCGACCACCGCGATCCCCGTCCCACCCGCCACGCCGACCCCCACGGGCTGA
- the ppdK gene encoding pyruvate, phosphate dikinase: protein MAAQETVDHKYVYDFAEGNKDLKDLLGGKGANLAEMTNLGLPVPPGFIITTEACKAYLATGEEPAGLAGQIATHLEALEREMGRRLGDPDDPLLVSVRSGAKFSMPGMMETVLNVGLNDRSVVGLSAQAGGNDRFAWDSYRRLIQMFGKTVCEVPGEEFEHALDEAKRAKGTTNDLDLDADDLRGLVDAYKKIFVKHTGREFPQEPREQLDLAIRAVFESWNAERAVVYRRQERIPADLGTAVNVVSMVFGNLGPDSGTGVAFTRDPGSGAQGIYGDYLANAQGEDVVAGIRNTVPLQELEQLDKKSYDELLAFMARLEGHYKDLCDIEFTIERGKLWMLQTRVGKRTAAAAFVIAGQLVDEGLIDLDEALHRVNGAQLAQLMFPRFRLDHEFQPVAKGIGASPGAASGKVVFTSARAVELAAEGEAVILVRRETNPDDLNGMIAAQGILTSRGGKTSHAAVVARGMGKTCVSGADEIDVNVPAKRFTVAGQTVTEGDIVSIDGTTGKVYLGEVPVMPSEVVQYFEGSLEPEHVDNPLVRAVHRIMSHADAKRRLAVRTNADTGADAARARRFGAQGIGLCRTEHMFLGDRRELVERLILARTDDERESALAALLPLQRDDFVEIFREMDGLPVTVRLIDPPLHEFLPPLEQLAVNVAVAQERGEDVAKEEALLAAVRRMHEENPMLGLRGVRLGLVIPGLFAMQVRAIAEAAVAVTRAGAVAKPEIMVPLVGAVQELETVRAEAEKIIAEVVGDSGVEVLIGTMIEVPRAALTAGQIAEAAQFFSFGTNDLTQMAWGFSRDDVEGAFFWRYLELGIFGISPFESIDRDGVGRLVRIAAKEGRAARPGLKLGVCGEHGGDPDSVHFFHEVGLDYVSCSPFRVPVARLEAGRAAVETGGSDSR, encoded by the coding sequence GTGGCAGCGCAAGAGACGGTCGATCACAAGTACGTCTACGACTTCGCCGAGGGCAACAAGGACCTCAAGGACCTGCTCGGTGGCAAGGGGGCCAACCTCGCCGAGATGACCAATCTCGGGCTGCCGGTCCCGCCCGGGTTCATCATCACCACCGAGGCGTGCAAGGCGTACCTGGCCACCGGCGAGGAACCCGCCGGGCTGGCCGGTCAGATCGCCACCCACCTGGAGGCCCTGGAACGCGAGATGGGCCGCCGCCTCGGCGACCCGGACGACCCGCTGCTGGTGTCCGTACGCTCCGGCGCGAAGTTCTCCATGCCCGGCATGATGGAGACCGTCCTCAACGTGGGCCTCAACGACCGCAGCGTGGTCGGGCTTTCCGCCCAGGCCGGCGGCAACGACCGGTTCGCCTGGGACTCGTACCGCCGGCTGATCCAGATGTTCGGCAAGACCGTCTGCGAGGTGCCGGGCGAGGAGTTCGAGCACGCCCTGGACGAGGCCAAGCGCGCCAAGGGCACCACCAACGACCTCGACCTCGACGCCGACGACCTGCGCGGGCTGGTCGACGCGTACAAGAAGATCTTCGTCAAGCACACCGGCCGGGAGTTCCCGCAGGAGCCGCGCGAGCAGCTCGACCTGGCCATCCGTGCGGTCTTCGAGTCGTGGAACGCCGAGCGGGCCGTGGTCTACCGCCGCCAGGAGCGCATCCCGGCCGACCTCGGCACCGCGGTCAACGTGGTCTCCATGGTCTTCGGCAACCTCGGCCCCGACTCCGGCACCGGCGTCGCCTTCACCCGCGACCCGGGCAGCGGCGCGCAGGGCATCTACGGCGACTACCTGGCCAACGCCCAGGGCGAGGACGTCGTCGCCGGCATCCGTAACACCGTGCCCCTGCAGGAGCTGGAGCAGCTCGACAAGAAGTCCTACGACGAGCTGCTCGCGTTCATGGCCCGGCTGGAGGGGCACTACAAGGACCTCTGCGACATCGAGTTCACCATCGAGCGCGGCAAGCTCTGGATGCTCCAGACCCGGGTCGGCAAGCGCACCGCCGCCGCCGCGTTCGTCATCGCCGGGCAGCTCGTCGACGAGGGCCTGATCGACCTGGACGAGGCGCTGCACCGGGTCAACGGCGCGCAGCTGGCGCAGCTGATGTTCCCCCGGTTCCGCCTCGACCACGAGTTCCAGCCGGTCGCCAAGGGCATCGGCGCCTCACCGGGCGCCGCCTCCGGCAAGGTGGTCTTCACCTCGGCGCGGGCGGTCGAGCTGGCCGCCGAGGGGGAGGCGGTGATCCTGGTCCGCCGGGAGACCAACCCGGACGACCTGAACGGCATGATCGCCGCCCAGGGCATCCTCACCTCGCGGGGCGGCAAGACCAGCCACGCCGCCGTGGTGGCCCGGGGCATGGGCAAGACCTGCGTCTCCGGCGCCGACGAGATCGACGTGAACGTACCGGCCAAGCGCTTCACCGTGGCCGGGCAGACCGTCACCGAGGGCGACATCGTCTCCATCGACGGCACCACCGGCAAGGTCTACCTCGGCGAGGTGCCGGTCATGCCGTCCGAGGTGGTGCAGTACTTCGAGGGCAGCCTCGAACCGGAGCACGTCGACAACCCGCTGGTCCGGGCCGTACACCGGATCATGAGCCACGCCGACGCCAAGCGGCGGCTGGCGGTCCGGACGAACGCCGACACCGGGGCGGACGCGGCCCGGGCGCGGCGCTTCGGCGCCCAGGGCATCGGCCTGTGCCGCACCGAGCACATGTTCCTCGGCGACCGGCGGGAGCTGGTCGAGCGGCTGATCCTGGCCCGCACCGACGACGAGCGGGAGTCGGCGCTCGCCGCGCTGCTGCCGTTGCAGCGCGACGACTTCGTGGAGATCTTCCGCGAGATGGACGGCCTGCCGGTCACCGTGCGGCTGATCGACCCGCCGCTGCACGAGTTCCTGCCCCCGCTGGAGCAGCTCGCGGTCAACGTCGCCGTCGCCCAGGAGCGCGGCGAGGACGTCGCCAAGGAGGAGGCGCTGCTCGCCGCCGTCCGGCGGATGCACGAGGAGAACCCGATGCTGGGCCTGCGCGGCGTGCGCCTCGGCCTGGTCATCCCGGGCCTGTTCGCGATGCAGGTCCGGGCCATCGCGGAGGCCGCCGTCGCGGTCACCCGCGCCGGCGCGGTCGCCAAGCCCGAGATCATGGTGCCGCTGGTCGGCGCGGTGCAGGAGCTGGAGACGGTACGGGCCGAGGCCGAGAAGATCATCGCCGAGGTGGTCGGGGACAGCGGCGTCGAGGTGCTGATCGGCACCATGATCGAGGTACCCCGGGCGGCGCTGACCGCCGGGCAGATCGCCGAGGCGGCGCAGTTCTTCTCCTTCGGGACCAACGACCTGACCCAGATGGCCTGGGGCTTCTCCCGCGACGACGTCGAGGGCGCGTTCTTCTGGCGCTACCTGGAGCTGGGCATCTTCGGCATCTCCCCGTTCGAGTCCATCGACCGGGACGGGGTGGGCCGGCTGGTCCGGATCGCCGCGAAGGAGGGCCGGGCGGCCCGGCCGGGGCTGAAGCTCGGCGTCTGCGGCGAGCACGGCGGCGACCCGGACTCGGTGCACTTCTTCCACGAGGTGGGCCTGGACTACGTCTCCTGCTCCCCGTTCCGGGTGCCGGTGGCCCGCCTGGAGGCCGGCCGCGCGGCCGTCGAGACCGGCGGTTCCGACAGCCGCTGA